In Bactrocera oleae isolate idBacOlea1 chromosome 3, idBacOlea1, whole genome shotgun sequence, a genomic segment contains:
- the PRL-1 gene encoding PRL-1 phosphatase produces the protein MSNMRQKDLRPAPALIEFKGMKFLITDRPSDVTIHHYITELKKNNVSTVVRVCEPSYNTDELEAQGITVKDLAFEDGTFPPPQVVDEWFEILKQKYQQNPEACVAVHCVAGLGRAPVLVALALIELGLKYEAAVEMIRDKRRGAINAKQLSFLERYKPKARLKHKNGHKNSCCVQ, from the exons ATGAGCAACATGCGTCAAAAGGATTTGCGCCCAGCACCAGCTCTTATTGAGTTTAAGGGCATGAAGTTCCTAATCACCGATCGGCCATCAGATGTCACCATCCATCATTATATAACG GAGCTCAAAAAGAACAACGTCAGCACTGTTGTGCGCGTATGCGAGCCCAGCTATAATACGGATGAGCTCGAAGCTCAAGGCATTACAGTTAAGGATTTAGCATTCGAAGATGGCACTTTTCCGCCACCTCAAGTTGTTGATGAATGGTTCGAGATTTTGAAGCAAAA GTATCAACAAAATCCGGAAGCTTGCGTTGCTGTACATTGCGTTGCCGGTTTGGGACGTGCACCGGTTTTGGTCGCATTAGCGCTGATTGAATTGGGACTCAAGTATGAGGCAGCTGTGGAGATGATAAGAGA TAAACGACGAGGCGCCATCAATGCCAAACAATTGTCATTCTTGGAACGGTATAAGCCCAAGGCAAGGCTAAAGCACAAAAATGGGCACAAGAATTCATGTTGCGTGCAATAG
- the LOC118682284 gene encoding zinc finger BED domain-containing protein 5-like, which translates to MERSAVRAENIAITDPEDDASTSSLTVSKTKERKYDESYISFGFVDSNGSPLCMLCSKLLPNSSMAPAKLRRHLETVHPESKDKNKEFFVRKKDQLLESQKNMMHVTQTINEKATEASYLVSYRIAQAGEAHTIAENLIKPCVLDITKCMLDKKSAKHLSTVPLSNDTVSRRIHDLASYVKQELVTRLQNTRFALQMDESTDVAGLAILLVIVRYPYKSSFEEDMLMCSPLLTNTTGEEIFNKINIFFEENNLSWNNCIDICTDGAKAMICKTAGAVSQMKNKAPNCSSSHCILHRQALAMKQMPSNLKLVMDEAVKIINFIKSRPLQSRLFSLLCEDYGSKHKTLLLHTEVRWLSRGKTLTRLFELRAELQMFLSEDTSFNLKDRLYDKNWLFRLSFMADIFQKLNELNLSLQGKQVTVFQAYNKITAFKRKLDFWIICIGKKEIESFTLLSEFISENDLEMFEDDMFAELVNYLSSLRASFEKYFPEEHNTKIKVNSWIHNPFLPNLEKPENMSNEIYECAKQDFLLMQPQKQNIAIDWTPKLM; encoded by the coding sequence aTGGAACGTTCCGCAGTGCGCGCGGAGAATATAGCAATCACCGATCCAGAAGATGATGCCTCGACGTCAAGCTTGACGGTTTCAAAAACGAAAGAAAGGAAGTATGATGAATCTTATATCAGTTTCGGATTTGTTGATTCCAACGGCTCACCTCTCTGCATGCTCTGTAGTAAACTGCTTCCTAATAGTTCCATGGCACCTGCCAAATTGCGCCGACATTTAGAAACTGTACACCCCGAGTCTAAAGACAagaataaagaattttttgttcGCAAAAAAGATCAGTTATTagaaagtcaaaaaaatatGATGCATGTTACACAAACTATCAACGAAAAGGCCACGGAGGCATCATATTTAGTTAGCTATCGCATTGCACAAGCAGGTGAAGCGCACACTATCGCTGAGAATTTAATAAAACCATGTGTATTAGACATAACAAAATGTATGCTCGATAAAAAATCTGCAAAGCATCTATCTACTGTTCCGCTATCAAACGATACTGTTTCACGACGAATCCATGATCTGGCAAGCTACGTCAAACAAGAACTAGTTACACGTCTACAAAATACACGATTCGCCTTGCAAATGGACGAGTCGACTGATGTCGCTGGTTTGGCTATCCTGCTGGTTATTGTGAGATATCCATATAAAAGTTCTTTTGAAGAAGACATGCTTATGTGTTCACCGCTGCTTACAAACACTACCggggaagaaatttttaataaaataaatatattctttgaagaaaataatCTCAGTTGGAACAATTGTATTGACATTTGTACAGATGGGGCCAAGGCGATGATATGTAAAACAGCAGGAGCAGTGtcacaaatgaaaaataaagcacCTAATTGTAGTTCCAGTCATTGTATTCTGCATAGACAAGCACTTGCGATGAAGCAAATGCCGTCAAATCTAAAATTAGTTATGGATGAagctgtaaaaataattaattttatcaaatcacGACCACTACAATCCCGATTGTTCTCATTACTGTGTGAAGATTATGGCAGCAAACATAAAACACTGCTGCTCCATACAGAAGTGCGATGGCTGtctcggggtaaaactttaacAAGGCTATTTGAACTCAGAGCCGAGTTACAAATGTTTCTTTCAGAAGATACTTCTTTTAATTTGAAGGACCGTCTGTATGATAAAAATTGGTTGTTTCGATTGTCTTTTATGGCGGATATCTTTCAAAAACTTAACGAATTGAATTTATCATTGCAAGGCAAACAGGTAACAGTGTTTCAGgcctataataaaataactgcttttaaaagaaaattagatttttggaTCATTTGCATTGGTAAGAAAGAAATAGAAAGCTTTACGTTACTCAGTGAGTTTATAAGCGAAAACGACTTAGAAATGTTCGAAGAtgatatgtttgcagaattggtCAATTATCTCAGTTCGTTGCGCGCAtcttttgaaaagtattttcccgaagaacacaatacaaaaattaaagtgaattcATGGATTCATAATCCTTTTTTACCtaatttggaaaagcctgaaaacaTGTCAAACGAGATATATGAATGTGCGAAACAGGATTTTCTACTTATgcagccacaaaaacaaaatatcgcaaTAGACTGGACGCCGAAGCTGATGTGA